From the genome of Bacteroides sp. MSB163, one region includes:
- a CDS encoding two-component regulator propeller domain-containing protein: MKIHKRGETQIAEFMVFVILLVCHVFPLQANVAVVRNLDNGSGLQDPQVNCITKDSKGFIWFGTLNTIQRFDGVRFKCFNFPESVEKVFVIKEIENNDFWIGTNKGLWKYEVRSGTFLRIYAEINFPVRSLCYINGEVYVGTSNGIYIINEKQKMEHLRVTDEVSAYNQIIGAYATAKDIWFLSPEGVIAYTLSTGSFRVYGKEAKLTSKFSCIVGDDKQLYIGTTTHGVVAFDMLSGKYSSFLPMVGNNRISALSLHDGILCCGTLGSGVSFISLPKQEIVHSISTMPNDNDEYLTSDMVSCLLLDDLNVLWIGGTRHTGIDYLQFRNKAFHSYRIKNQELRNITFDCLYLVDDIKLLGTPNGFYYVCDSKSQIEYFPSSLERFSFGAISTFIKFNDDILIGTKGGGAYKFNRQTLQISRFTDINLTVNSFTIDNQGRLWMTTLDGLHCYNEQLKVEKVYTSLNSTLVDDKVNYLYVDAKKRYWVATDKGLQFLNIKDDSFSSESLPAGLHELPPVTYMTEDRQGNFLFCFNKNRAFICDSIFSHLRYVCTPEDAGYLGYSIREVLQDKTDNYWLVGSRGVVRGDSTLSNFTLFSSTEGLPEPYSYDGQLCGDTIWLATAKGIVFADIHSIPQSAPTVISDFLVNGVSMLGKYEELIEERGVIVLPDDQNTLDITFATLTYDAPDLMIYEYQLEGYDKEWKILRGINSIKFSNLPSGEYTFKVRKQMDENSMQSFRIRIRSSLSAWLWLGVVFGVVMAAGVIYVIWKKHSGKSTVQMKPLHNEEEKYRYNKKISEEEAQALISKLKNYMEQERAFLKPDLKLAHVAEAVGTSAQTLSQIFNVNLKIRYYDFINEYRIDEFKRLVNSNEKDRYTLKALAGLCGFSSYTTFFRAFKDTTGITPNEYMQQVESAGK; encoded by the coding sequence ATGAAGATACATAAAAGAGGAGAAACGCAAATCGCAGAATTTATGGTTTTTGTGATACTTTTGGTATGTCATGTTTTTCCTTTACAGGCAAATGTAGCAGTTGTGCGGAATCTGGATAATGGAAGTGGGTTGCAGGACCCGCAAGTAAATTGCATTACGAAAGATTCAAAAGGATTTATCTGGTTTGGTACTCTAAATACAATCCAACGTTTTGATGGTGTGCGATTTAAATGTTTTAACTTTCCGGAATCGGTAGAAAAAGTCTTTGTAATAAAAGAAATAGAGAATAATGATTTTTGGATAGGAACGAATAAAGGACTATGGAAGTATGAAGTTAGATCCGGAACTTTTCTTCGCATATATGCTGAAATTAATTTTCCGGTTCGTTCTTTGTGCTACATAAATGGTGAGGTTTATGTGGGAACTTCCAATGGCATATACATTATTAATGAAAAACAAAAGATGGAACATCTTCGGGTCACCGATGAAGTTTCGGCATATAATCAAATTATAGGTGCGTATGCTACTGCTAAAGATATTTGGTTTCTTTCCCCTGAGGGAGTTATTGCTTACACATTATCTACCGGAAGTTTTCGTGTTTATGGCAAGGAAGCTAAGCTCACATCAAAATTCTCATGTATAGTTGGCGACGATAAACAGCTTTATATAGGTACCACTACTCACGGAGTAGTAGCGTTTGATATGCTTTCGGGAAAATATTCATCTTTTCTCCCTATGGTAGGGAATAATCGTATTTCAGCTCTTTCTTTGCATGATGGAATATTATGCTGCGGAACTTTAGGCAGTGGCGTTTCTTTTATTTCTCTTCCCAAACAGGAAATTGTTCATTCTATATCTACCATGCCTAATGATAATGATGAATATCTGACTTCAGATATGGTATCTTGCCTGTTGTTGGATGATTTGAATGTATTGTGGATAGGAGGTACTCGCCATACGGGAATAGATTATCTGCAATTTCGTAATAAAGCTTTTCATTCTTATAGGATTAAAAATCAGGAACTACGTAATATAACATTTGATTGCCTGTATTTGGTTGATGATATAAAACTTTTAGGAACTCCCAATGGCTTCTATTATGTTTGTGATTCAAAGTCGCAGATTGAGTACTTCCCTTCTTCTCTGGAAAGATTTAGTTTCGGAGCGATTTCGACTTTCATTAAGTTTAATGATGATATTTTGATTGGAACAAAAGGAGGAGGAGCTTATAAATTTAATAGACAAACCTTGCAGATTTCAAGGTTCACTGATATTAATTTGACTGTGAATTCTTTTACAATAGACAATCAAGGACGTTTATGGATGACGACATTAGATGGACTTCATTGTTATAATGAACAGTTGAAGGTTGAAAAAGTATATACAAGCCTAAATTCAACGTTGGTCGATGATAAAGTTAATTACTTGTATGTAGATGCTAAGAAAAGATATTGGGTAGCTACTGATAAGGGATTGCAATTTCTGAATATTAAAGATGACTCTTTTTCAAGCGAGAGCTTGCCAGCCGGACTTCATGAATTGCCACCGGTGACTTATATGACGGAAGATCGTCAAGGTAACTTCTTATTCTGTTTTAATAAAAACAGGGCATTTATCTGTGATAGTATTTTTAGTCATTTACGTTATGTGTGTACTCCCGAAGATGCTGGTTATTTGGGGTATTCTATACGGGAGGTTTTGCAAGATAAGACTGATAACTATTGGCTTGTCGGGTCGCGTGGTGTTGTAAGGGGAGATAGCACTCTCAGTAATTTTACTCTATTTTCTTCTACTGAAGGGTTACCGGAACCCTATTCTTATGATGGTCAATTATGTGGAGATACAATTTGGCTGGCTACTGCTAAAGGTATTGTATTTGCTGATATCCACTCTATTCCCCAGTCTGCTCCTACTGTTATTTCTGACTTTTTGGTAAATGGTGTGTCTATGCTGGGTAAATATGAGGAACTGATAGAAGAAAGAGGTGTTATAGTTTTGCCTGACGATCAAAATACTTTGGACATCACTTTTGCTACACTTACTTATGATGCTCCGGATCTGATGATATATGAATATCAATTAGAGGGATATGATAAAGAGTGGAAAATATTGAGAGGTATAAACTCGATCAAATTCTCTAATTTACCTTCTGGAGAGTATACCTTTAAAGTGCGTAAGCAAATGGATGAGAACAGTATGCAGAGTTTTCGGATAAGAATCCGTTCTTCTTTATCTGCATGGTTGTGGCTGGGAGTTGTTTTCGGTGTGGTTATGGCAGCTGGTGTCATTTATGTTATTTGGAAAAAGCATTCCGGGAAAAGTACAGTTCAGATGAAACCGCTCCATAATGAGGAGGAAAAATACCGTTATAATAAAAAGATAAGTGAAGAAGAAGCTCAAGCCTTAATTAGTAAGTTGAAAAATTATATGGAACAAGAACGAGCTTTCCTGAAGCCGGACCTAAAACTAGCCCATGTAGCGGAAGCAGTAGGCACTTCTGCTCAAACACTTTCGCAAATTTTCAATGTAAACCTTAAGATACGCTATTATGATTTTATCAATGAGTATCGTATTGATGAGTTTAAGCGATTAGTCAATTCTAATGAAAAAGATCGTTATACTCTGAAAGCATTGGCGGGGCTGTGTGGTTTTAGTTCGTATACTACTTTTTTCCGCGCATTTAAAGATACTACCGGTATTACTCCCAATGAATATATGCAGCAGGTTGAATCTGCTGGAAAATAA
- a CDS encoding alpha-L-arabinofuranosidase C-terminal domain-containing protein, with translation MRKLTTLLVLSLALGVQAQQHVMTVDVSKPTAKIQPEMYGIFFEDINFGADGGLYAELVKNRSFEFPQPFVGWVPFGNVTVLDADPCFDRNPHYVRVVNDGRLLRAGLDNEGYRGIGVKQGEEYRFSVYARTPDAKPMKLSIELVNSNAQNLLKKEIEVSGNNWQKLTAVLKSPFTDAHARLRIVLETQGTVDMDHISLFPVNTWKGRENGLRADLAQALYDLNPGVFRFPGGCIIEGNSLETRYQWKNSVGPVENRPLNENRWNYTFKHKAFPDYFQTLGLGYFEYFLLSEDLGAEPLPVISCGLSCQYESNEVVPMDELDPYIQDALDLIEFANGPVTSKWGKVRADMGHPEPFNLKMIGIGNEQWDKVYVERLEAFTKAIRAKYPNVKVVGSSGPSASGDKFDYLWPEMKRIGVDLVDEHYYMNPDWFFGNASRYDNYDRKGPKVFAGEYASHDHSTKKDNNFLAALSEAAFMTGLERNADVVHLATYAPLFAHVDAWQWNPDLIWFDNLRMMRTPNYYVQQMYGMNAGTDVLSLKMDGKAVAGQDSLYATAALNAPTGEIILKLVNASSKPADVQIDFNGLKKRQLVAGSCTYLQNDNWRTVNTLDQEAIVPRVRPVQVEGQSLKLKLEPRSFGVYRME, from the coding sequence ATGAGAAAACTAACCACCCTTTTAGTCCTGTCCCTTGCACTGGGTGTGCAGGCGCAGCAGCATGTGATGACCGTCGACGTTTCCAAACCGACGGCAAAGATACAACCTGAAATGTATGGCATCTTTTTCGAAGATATCAACTTTGGTGCCGATGGAGGTCTGTATGCCGAACTGGTAAAGAACCGTTCTTTTGAATTCCCACAACCTTTCGTGGGTTGGGTGCCTTTCGGTAATGTAACCGTTCTGGATGCAGATCCTTGTTTTGACCGCAATCCTCACTATGTACGCGTAGTGAACGACGGCCGCCTACTGCGTGCCGGACTGGATAATGAAGGTTACCGCGGCATCGGTGTGAAGCAAGGCGAAGAATACCGTTTCTCCGTTTATGCCCGCACGCCGGATGCGAAGCCGATGAAGCTCTCCATCGAGCTCGTTAACTCCAATGCACAGAATCTGTTGAAGAAAGAAATCGAAGTCAGCGGCAATAACTGGCAAAAGCTGACGGCGGTGCTGAAATCTCCTTTCACAGACGCTCATGCCCGCCTGCGTATCGTCCTCGAAACACAGGGGACGGTAGATATGGACCATATCTCCCTGTTTCCTGTGAATACTTGGAAAGGACGTGAGAATGGTCTGCGTGCCGACCTCGCACAAGCCCTTTATGACCTTAACCCGGGCGTATTCCGTTTCCCCGGTGGTTGTATCATCGAGGGTAACAGTCTTGAAACCCGTTACCAGTGGAAGAATTCCGTAGGTCCTGTTGAAAATCGCCCTCTGAATGAAAACCGCTGGAACTACACCTTCAAACATAAGGCCTTCCCTGACTATTTCCAGACTTTGGGACTTGGTTACTTCGAATACTTCCTGTTGAGCGAAGACCTTGGTGCAGAACCTCTTCCGGTAATCAGCTGCGGGCTCTCCTGCCAGTACGAAAGCAACGAAGTAGTTCCGATGGATGAACTCGATCCGTACATACAGGATGCACTCGACCTGATTGAATTTGCCAACGGCCCTGTTACTTCCAAGTGGGGAAAGGTGCGTGCCGATATGGGACATCCCGAACCCTTCAATCTGAAGATGATCGGTATCGGTAATGAACAGTGGGACAAGGTTTATGTAGAACGTTTGGAAGCTTTCACAAAAGCTATCCGTGCGAAATACCCTAATGTGAAGGTTGTAGGTAGCTCCGGCCCGAGTGCCAGCGGTGATAAATTCGATTATCTCTGGCCCGAAATGAAGCGTATCGGTGTAGACCTGGTGGACGAACACTACTACATGAATCCTGATTGGTTCTTTGGCAATGCGTCACGCTATGACAATTACGACCGTAAAGGTCCGAAGGTTTTCGCCGGAGAATATGCTTCACACGATCATTCCACGAAGAAGGATAACAACTTCCTCGCCGCCCTTTCCGAAGCTGCCTTTATGACGGGACTGGAACGGAATGCGGATGTTGTTCATCTGGCTACTTATGCGCCGTTGTTTGCCCACGTAGACGCTTGGCAGTGGAATCCGGACCTGATCTGGTTCGATAACCTGCGCATGATGCGCACACCGAACTATTACGTTCAGCAAATGTACGGCATGAATGCCGGTACCGATGTGCTCAGCCTGAAGATGGATGGCAAAGCAGTAGCGGGGCAGGACAGCCTCTATGCAACAGCTGCACTGAATGCACCTACCGGAGAAATCATCCTGAAACTGGTGAATGCAAGCAGTAAGCCTGCCGATGTTCAGATCGATTTCAATGGTTTGAAGAAACGTCAGTTGGTTGCCGGTTCCTGCACTTACTTACAGAATGACAATTGGCGCACAGTAAATACGCTGGATCAGGAAGCGATTGTTCCCCGTGTACGTCCGGTACAGGTAGAAGGGCAATCTCTGAAACTGAAACTTGAACCACGTTCGTTCGGAGTGTACCGGATGGAATAG
- a CDS encoding glycoside hydrolase family 43 protein has translation MRKELLVFIFTLCSVLASAQQKVPNRFRTNIPLDSIHLSDPCILADKKTSTYYMTGTGGLLWKSKDLARWEGPYRVAATDPDSWMGPKPEIWAAELHEYNGKYYYFATFTNNAIKIDTVKGNVIPRRASHILVSDKPDGPYKPMKDPTYLPENMPTLDGTFWVDSDGKPYMIYCHEWLQNWNGTMEKIELKPDLSGSIGKGKILFRASDSPWSREKMGDKVLPNRVTDGPWLFRTGTGRLGMIWTSWVFQDYTQGVAYSESGTLDGPWIQEKEPVTPPNFGHGMLFRTLDGEWMMSVHSHKDVNGRYIRIPHLFKVDLSGDKLKID, from the coding sequence ATGAGAAAAGAATTATTGGTGTTTATATTTACCTTGTGTTCTGTCCTTGCATCTGCCCAGCAGAAGGTCCCAAACCGCTTCCGTACCAACATCCCTCTTGATTCCATCCACTTGAGTGACCCCTGCATACTGGCCGATAAGAAAACCTCCACTTATTACATGACCGGTACCGGCGGCCTCCTTTGGAAAAGCAAAGACCTTGCCCGTTGGGAAGGCCCTTATCGTGTAGCAGCAACTGATCCTGACTCCTGGATGGGCCCTAAACCCGAAATCTGGGCAGCTGAGCTGCATGAATACAACGGAAAATATTACTATTTCGCCACTTTTACGAACAACGCCATCAAGATTGATACCGTAAAAGGAAACGTCATCCCCCGTCGTGCCAGCCACATCCTGGTCAGTGATAAACCGGATGGCCCTTATAAACCTATGAAAGACCCCACTTACCTACCCGAGAATATGCCTACCCTTGATGGAACATTCTGGGTGGATAGTGACGGCAAACCTTATATGATCTATTGCCACGAATGGCTGCAAAACTGGAACGGTACGATGGAAAAGATTGAATTAAAGCCCGATTTAAGCGGTTCCATCGGCAAAGGAAAGATTCTTTTCCGTGCCAGTGACTCTCCCTGGAGCCGTGAGAAGATGGGGGACAAAGTATTGCCCAACCGTGTAACCGACGGACCATGGCTTTTCCGCACAGGTACGGGCCGGTTAGGTATGATATGGACAAGCTGGGTATTCCAGGACTATACACAAGGCGTTGCCTATTCCGAGAGTGGAACCTTGGATGGCCCTTGGATACAAGAGAAAGAACCGGTCACTCCGCCTAACTTCGGACATGGAATGTTGTTCCGTACTTTGGATGGTGAGTGGATGATGTCGGTTCATAGTCATAAAGATGTGAACGGGCGATATATTCGTATTCCGCACCTGTTTAAAGTCGATTTATCGGGGGATAAACTGAAAATTGACTGA
- a CDS encoding glycoside hydrolase family 2 TIM barrel-domain containing protein, protein MKKHLITGLFAALALTANAQSFKEWLDPEINAVNRAPMHTNYFAYESADAAMQGKKAQSTNYMTLNGTWKFSWVRNADQRPTDFWKVGFNDKGWDNLQVPAMWELNGYGDPIYVNTGYAWRNQFQNNPPEVPTENNHVGSYRREIIVPADWKGKDIIAHFGSVTSNMYLWVNGRYVGYSEDSKLEAEFDLTPYLKPGQTNLIAFQVFRWCDGTYLEDQDFFRYSGVGRDCYLYARNKKRIQDIRITPDLDEAYKNGSLRVTLDLKGSGNVNLELLDATGKAVATETAKGSGTILMNVENPHKWTAETPYLYTLRATLQGSNEVIPVKVGFRKIELKGDQILVNGQAVLFKGADRHEIDPDGGYVVSPERMIQDIQVMKKFNINAVRTCHYPDDNLWYDLCDQYGLYVVAEANVESHGMGYREKTLAKRADYAKAHMERNQRNVQRGFNHPSIIFWSLGNEAGFGPNFEACYRWIKNEDSSRAVQYEQAHGNEFTDIDCPMYADYKHMERYGQRTDAKKPLIQCEYAHAMGNSQGGFKEYWDLIRKYPNLQGGFIWDFVDQSVRWKGKDGVTIYAYGGDFNRYDGSDKNFCDNGLISPDRVPNPHMYEVGYYYQNIWTTPADLKNGEVNVYNENFFRDLSAYYLDWQLLANGKVIRTGRVEDLNVAPQQTAKVKLNIGKACECKEWLLNVTYRLKNREGLLPAGYAVAKDQLVLNPYKAPAMDLKNVEVVNTPTVAPQIQENDWRYLIINGDNFRLEFNKHTGYLNRYNVAGTELMNEDAELAPNFWRAPTDNDFGAGLQQKFAAWKNPGLKLTSFKWETVDNQTVVRAEYEMKNVSAKLDLTYLINNKGAVKVTQKMTADPEAKVSHMFRFGMQMQMPKTFETVEYYGRGPVENYSDRNHCTDLGLYRQSVDEQFYSYIRPQETGTKTDIRWWKQLNDAGRGLQIVADAPFSASALHYTIESLDDGWDKGQSHSPEVKEANLTNLCIDKAQMGLGCVNSWGAWPLPQYQLPYGDYEFTFILTPVQHGIEIE, encoded by the coding sequence ATGAAGAAACATCTTATTACCGGACTCTTTGCAGCCCTGGCTCTGACTGCAAATGCACAGTCCTTTAAAGAGTGGCTTGATCCGGAGATCAATGCCGTGAACCGTGCTCCCATGCACACTAATTACTTTGCCTATGAATCGGCAGATGCCGCCATGCAAGGCAAGAAAGCCCAATCTACTAATTACATGACTTTGAACGGTACCTGGAAATTCTCTTGGGTACGCAATGCCGACCAGCGTCCTACCGACTTTTGGAAAGTAGGTTTCAATGACAAAGGCTGGGATAATCTGCAAGTCCCCGCTATGTGGGAATTGAACGGTTACGGCGATCCTATTTATGTAAACACCGGCTATGCTTGGCGTAACCAGTTCCAGAACAACCCTCCTGAAGTACCTACAGAGAACAATCATGTAGGTTCTTACCGTCGTGAGATCATTGTTCCCGCCGATTGGAAAGGGAAAGACATTATCGCTCATTTCGGTTCTGTAACTTCCAACATGTATCTCTGGGTAAATGGCCGTTATGTAGGCTATAGCGAAGACAGCAAGCTCGAAGCCGAATTCGACCTGACTCCTTATTTGAAGCCCGGACAGACGAACCTCATCGCTTTCCAGGTATTCCGCTGGTGTGATGGAACCTACCTGGAAGACCAGGACTTCTTCCGTTACAGTGGTGTGGGACGTGATTGCTACCTCTATGCCCGCAACAAGAAACGTATCCAGGACATCCGTATCACTCCCGATCTGGACGAGGCATACAAAAATGGTTCTCTGCGTGTGACGCTCGACCTGAAAGGCAGCGGTAACGTAAATCTGGAATTACTGGATGCTACCGGCAAGGCAGTAGCTACGGAAACAGCCAAAGGTAGCGGTACCATTCTGATGAATGTGGAAAATCCGCATAAATGGACAGCCGAAACTCCTTACCTCTATACACTGCGTGCCACTTTGCAAGGCAGCAACGAAGTAATCCCCGTAAAGGTAGGCTTCCGCAAGATTGAATTGAAAGGTGACCAGATATTAGTAAACGGTCAGGCTGTTCTCTTCAAAGGTGCCGACCGTCATGAAATTGATCCGGATGGTGGTTATGTCGTATCTCCCGAACGCATGATCCAGGATATCCAGGTCATGAAGAAATTTAATATCAACGCTGTGCGTACCTGTCACTATCCTGATGACAATCTGTGGTACGACCTTTGCGACCAATACGGTTTGTATGTAGTGGCTGAGGCTAATGTCGAATCACACGGTATGGGTTATCGTGAAAAGACACTGGCTAAACGCGCCGACTATGCCAAAGCTCACATGGAACGTAACCAGCGCAACGTACAACGCGGCTTCAATCATCCCAGCATTATTTTCTGGTCATTGGGTAACGAAGCCGGTTTCGGACCTAATTTTGAAGCTTGCTACCGTTGGATCAAGAATGAAGATTCCAGCCGTGCCGTACAATACGAACAGGCACACGGAAACGAATTTACCGACATCGACTGTCCCATGTATGCCGATTACAAGCACATGGAAAGATATGGCCAGCGTACAGATGCCAAGAAGCCTCTTATCCAGTGTGAATATGCCCACGCTATGGGTAACTCACAGGGCGGTTTCAAAGAATATTGGGATCTGATCCGTAAATACCCTAACCTGCAAGGCGGTTTCATCTGGGACTTCGTAGACCAGTCCGTTCGTTGGAAAGGCAAAGACGGTGTAACTATCTACGCTTATGGCGGTGACTTCAACCGTTACGACGGTTCCGACAAGAACTTCTGCGATAATGGTCTGATCAGTCCCGACCGTGTTCCCAATCCGCACATGTACGAAGTGGGTTACTACTATCAGAACATCTGGACAACTCCCGCTGACCTGAAGAACGGCGAAGTGAACGTGTACAACGAAAACTTCTTCCGTGACCTTTCCGCTTACTATCTGGATTGGCAATTGCTTGCTAACGGTAAAGTAATTCGTACCGGTCGTGTAGAAGACCTCAACGTAGCTCCGCAGCAGACTGCCAAAGTGAAACTGAACATCGGCAAAGCCTGCGAATGCAAAGAATGGTTGCTGAATGTAACTTATCGCCTGAAGAACCGCGAAGGTCTGCTTCCCGCCGGATATGCCGTAGCCAAAGACCAGCTTGTACTGAACCCCTACAAGGCTCCTGCTATGGACCTGAAGAATGTGGAAGTTGTGAATACTCCTACCGTTGCTCCTCAAATCCAGGAAAACGACTGGCGTTATCTGATCATCAACGGTGATAACTTCCGTCTGGAATTCAACAAACATACCGGTTACCTGAATCGCTACAACGTAGCAGGCACGGAATTGATGAACGAAGATGCCGAACTGGCACCTAACTTCTGGCGTGCACCTACGGACAATGATTTCGGTGCAGGTTTGCAACAGAAATTCGCTGCCTGGAAGAACCCGGGTCTGAAGCTGACTTCCTTCAAATGGGAGACAGTAGACAATCAGACAGTGGTACGTGCAGAATACGAAATGAAGAATGTTTCTGCCAAACTGGATCTTACTTATCTAATCAATAACAAGGGTGCTGTAAAAGTGACTCAGAAGATGACTGCCGATCCGGAGGCTAAAGTATCTCATATGTTCCGTTTCGGTATGCAGATGCAGATGCCTAAGACTTTTGAAACTGTAGAATACTATGGCCGTGGTCCGGTAGAGAACTACAGTGACCGCAATCATTGCACAGATCTGGGATTGTATCGCCAGAGTGTAGATGAACAATTCTATTCTTATATCCGTCCGCAGGAAACAGGTACGAAGACCGATATCCGCTGGTGGAAGCAACTGAACGATGCCGGACGCGGTTTGCAGATTGTAGCTGACGCTCCGTTCTCCGCATCAGCCCTGCACTATACTATCGAGTCTTTGGACGATGGTTGGGATAAAGGTCAGAGCCACTCTCCCGAAGTGAAAGAGGCTAACCTGACAAATCTCTGCATCGACAAGGCTCAGATGGGCTTAGGATGTGTGAACAGTTGGGGTGCATGGCCGTTGCCACAGTATCAGTTGCCTTATGGTGACTATGAATTTACGTTCATCCTTACTCCGGTACAACACGGCATAGAAATTGAATAA